The Streptomyces sp. Je 1-332 genome has a window encoding:
- a CDS encoding type II secretion system F family protein, producing MSLTMPIVIGAIMGLGIYALVRALMPSKRSAVATVARIDAMRARGAAYESHRSPAGDSKKASGRLETTRSRVGTRVAEFYLQQGWEQRSLRADLAVLDRSWEKFLATKTLLAAAGLFFGPFMFVIVWTLGVGRSPIIPVWLALMFGVIFFFLPDLEVRRDAADKRRDLRRVIGAYLDLVSMSLAGGRGLPEALMAAAEVSDGWATQRIRSALADARITGISQWQALGSLGEELGVEELKDLSASLGLVADDGAKVRESLASRAETMRHREMAEIEGSAGEKSQSMLVAQLLLCAGFLVFLIFPAAMRVFQV from the coding sequence ATGAGCCTGACGATGCCGATAGTGATCGGCGCCATCATGGGCCTTGGCATCTACGCCCTCGTCCGTGCCCTGATGCCCTCCAAGCGGAGTGCGGTCGCCACGGTCGCGCGGATCGACGCGATGCGGGCGCGGGGGGCGGCGTACGAGTCGCATCGCTCGCCTGCCGGGGACAGCAAGAAGGCCTCCGGACGCCTGGAGACGACGCGCTCCCGGGTGGGCACACGGGTCGCCGAGTTCTACCTCCAGCAGGGCTGGGAGCAGCGGTCGCTCCGTGCCGACCTGGCGGTGCTGGACCGCAGCTGGGAGAAGTTCCTGGCGACGAAGACGCTGCTGGCGGCCGCGGGGCTCTTCTTCGGGCCGTTCATGTTCGTCATCGTCTGGACGCTGGGAGTCGGTCGCAGCCCGATCATCCCCGTATGGCTCGCGTTGATGTTCGGCGTCATCTTCTTCTTCCTTCCCGACCTCGAAGTACGTCGGGACGCCGCGGACAAGCGCCGCGACCTGCGCCGCGTCATCGGTGCCTATCTGGACCTGGTGTCGATGAGCCTGGCGGGCGGCCGCGGCCTCCCGGAGGCCCTGATGGCGGCGGCTGAGGTCTCCGACGGATGGGCGACGCAACGTATCCGAAGCGCCCTGGCCGACGCGCGGATCACCGGCATCAGCCAGTGGCAGGCGCTCGGTTCGCTCGGCGAGGAGCTGGGCGTCGAGGAGCTCAAGGACCTGTCGGCTTCTCTCGGCCTGGTGGCCGACGACGGAGCCAAGGTGCGCGAGTCGCTCGCCTCCCGCGCGGAGACGATGCGCCATCGCGAGATGGCCGAGATCGAGGGCAGCGCGGGCGAGAAGTCGCAGTCGATGCTCGTCGCTCAGCTGCTCCTGTGCGCGGGCTTCCTGGTCTTCCTCATCTTCCCGGCGGCGATGCGCGTGTTCCAGGTCTAG
- a CDS encoding TadE family protein, with product MHGRVKRWVRRRVEAASTRGESGMTAIEFVLLTPVLFFMIFATVQFALYFFADHVAQAAAQAGARKARATADENPGGWRGDARDVVDDYIQQLGPQLVLGPDVKTVEPKANTVGVEITAKVPSVFPGLDMTVRAQSSGPVERFVEEGEGG from the coding sequence GTGCACGGGCGTGTGAAGCGATGGGTACGCCGCAGGGTGGAGGCAGCCTCCACCCGCGGTGAATCCGGCATGACCGCGATCGAGTTCGTGCTGCTCACCCCGGTGCTCTTCTTCATGATCTTCGCTACGGTGCAGTTCGCGCTGTACTTCTTCGCGGACCATGTCGCCCAGGCCGCGGCCCAGGCGGGCGCGCGCAAGGCGCGTGCGACGGCCGACGAGAATCCGGGCGGGTGGCGGGGCGACGCGCGTGACGTGGTCGACGACTACATCCAGCAGCTGGGACCGCAGTTGGTCCTCGGCCCGGACGTGAAGACGGTGGAGCCGAAGGCGAACACCGTCGGCGTGGAGATCACCGCGAAGGTGCCCTCTGTCTTCCCCGGCCTCGACATGACGGTGCGCGCGCAGTCGTCCGGGCCGGTGGAGCGGTTCGTCGAGGAGGGTGAGGGCGGCTGA
- a CDS encoding pilus assembly protein TadG-related protein has translation MREWHEWAASRRERLDDRGSGAGAVIIFAIVFLTLSAFVIDGGMSISKRERAADIAEQAARYAAQDLDTEGIYEGAKGAPINYENCGARVQAYARSTGMRGGDVAATHCVTANADQVEVEVQMTYSPVFTGMFYGGDVTVQGRAVAENAVG, from the coding sequence ATGCGTGAATGGCATGAATGGGCGGCCTCCCGTCGCGAACGCCTCGACGACCGGGGTTCGGGCGCGGGCGCAGTCATCATCTTCGCGATCGTCTTCCTCACCCTCTCCGCTTTCGTCATCGACGGCGGCATGTCCATCTCCAAGCGGGAGCGTGCGGCGGACATCGCGGAACAGGCCGCGCGCTACGCCGCGCAGGACCTGGACACCGAGGGCATCTACGAGGGCGCCAAGGGGGCGCCCATCAACTACGAGAACTGCGGCGCACGAGTACAGGCGTACGCACGCTCGACGGGCATGCGAGGCGGGGACGTCGCGGCGACGCACTGCGTGACGGCGAACGCGGATCAGGTCGAGGTCGAGGTCCAGATGACCTACAGCCCGGTGTTCACGGGGATGTTCTACGGCGGCGACGTGACGGTGCAGGGACGTGCCGTGGCGGAGAACGCGGTGGGCTGA
- a CDS encoding ATPase, T2SS/T4P/T4SS family translates to MSVPVDHQLVKRFRQDAGDRIAEQRRLDQVSGVTPMSGEDERQYARAVIAQILEEYARIEINAGRTPLDAETEEKYAAAVHAALFGVGRLQPLLDDPEVENIDINGCDQVFVGYADGRETKADPVAETDEELVELIQILGAYSGLSSRPFDSANPQLDLRLPDGSRLSAVMDVTRRPALSIRRARMGKVFMSDLVGNGTLTPEVAHFMACAVRARKNIMIAGATNAGKTTLLRALANEIPPHERLVTVERALELGLDQFADLHPNVVAFEERLPNSEGQGMISMAELVRRSLRMNPSRVIVGEVLGDEIVTMLNAMSQGNDGSLSTIHANSSSEVFNRISTYALQATERLPIEASQMLVAGAVNFVVFIQRRNNYQTGGKLQRMVTSVREVNGVDGRVLSSEVFAEAANGQVVAHAPIACMDDLAAFGYRPAGQWG, encoded by the coding sequence ATGAGCGTTCCCGTCGATCATCAGCTCGTCAAGCGGTTCCGGCAGGACGCCGGTGACCGCATCGCCGAGCAGCGCCGCCTGGACCAGGTCTCCGGCGTCACCCCCATGTCGGGCGAGGACGAGCGGCAGTACGCCCGCGCCGTCATCGCCCAGATCCTGGAGGAGTACGCCCGGATAGAGATCAACGCCGGGCGCACCCCGCTGGACGCCGAGACCGAGGAGAAGTACGCGGCCGCCGTGCACGCGGCGCTCTTCGGCGTCGGACGGCTCCAGCCGCTGCTCGACGACCCCGAGGTCGAGAACATCGACATCAACGGCTGCGACCAGGTCTTCGTCGGCTACGCCGACGGCCGCGAGACCAAGGCCGATCCGGTCGCCGAGACCGACGAGGAGCTCGTCGAGCTCATCCAGATCCTCGGCGCGTACTCCGGTCTCTCCTCGCGCCCCTTCGACTCCGCCAACCCGCAGCTCGACCTCCGGCTCCCCGACGGCTCACGTCTGTCGGCCGTCATGGACGTCACGCGACGCCCCGCGCTCTCCATCCGACGTGCCCGCATGGGCAAGGTCTTCATGTCGGACCTGGTGGGCAACGGCACGCTGACCCCCGAGGTCGCCCACTTCATGGCATGCGCGGTGCGGGCCCGCAAGAACATCATGATCGCGGGTGCGACGAACGCCGGTAAGACGACTCTGCTGAGGGCCCTCGCCAACGAAATCCCGCCGCACGAGCGTCTGGTGACCGTCGAGCGCGCTCTGGAGCTCGGCCTCGACCAGTTCGCCGACCTGCACCCGAACGTCGTCGCGTTCGAGGAGCGGCTGCCCAACTCCGAGGGCCAGGGCATGATTTCGATGGCGGAGCTCGTACGCCGTTCGCTCCGTATGAACCCCTCCCGCGTCATCGTCGGTGAGGTACTCGGCGACGAGATCGTGACGATGCTGAACGCGATGTCCCAGGGCAACGACGGCTCGCTCTCCACGATCCACGCCAACAGTTCGAGTGAGGTCTTCAACCGCATCTCGACGTACGCACTCCAGGCCACCGAGCGGCTGCCCATCGAGGCCAGCCAGATGCTCGTGGCCGGAGCAGTCAACTTCGTCGTCTTCATCCAGCGGCGCAACAACTACCAGACCGGCGGCAAGCTCCAGCGCATGGTGACCTCGGTCCGCGAGGTCAACGGCGTCGACGGCCGCGTCCTGTCCAGCGAGGTCTTCGCGGAGGCCGCGAACGGGCAGGTCGTCGCGCACGCGCCGATCGCCTGCATGGACGACCTGGCCGCGTTCGGCTACCGCCCCGCCGGGCAATGGGGGTGA
- a CDS encoding TadE family protein, translating into MRNVWAEMSGRASNRLPEQVTNGSSEDASDHTSVGASDRGLSTVEVVILAPVMILFILLLVAFGQLVDARGAVDGAARDAARAGSIQKDSGTAMAEARAAAVADLEGSCVGPVTVNQTSQGFEPGTFFTVEVSCEVRGLGMLGLDMETTLKANFSSSLDPYRRSA; encoded by the coding sequence ATGAGGAACGTATGGGCTGAGATGTCGGGCCGTGCGTCGAACCGGCTGCCGGAGCAGGTAACCAACGGGTCGTCGGAGGACGCGTCGGACCACACATCGGTCGGCGCCTCGGACCGGGGGCTTTCGACCGTCGAAGTGGTCATTCTCGCGCCCGTGATGATCCTCTTCATCCTGCTCCTGGTGGCCTTCGGACAGCTCGTCGACGCCCGGGGGGCCGTCGACGGCGCGGCGCGTGACGCCGCGCGCGCCGGCTCGATCCAGAAGGACAGCGGCACGGCGATGGCGGAGGCGCGTGCGGCCGCCGTGGCCGACCTCGAGGGCTCATGCGTCGGCCCGGTCACCGTCAACCAGACCAGCCAGGGCTTCGAACCCGGCACGTTCTTCACGGTGGAAGTCAGCTGCGAGGTACGGGGGTTGGGCATGCTCGGCCTCGACATGGAGACGACACTGAAGGCCAACTTCAGCTCGTCGCTGGACCCCTACCGGAGGTCGGCGTGA
- a CDS encoding type II secretion system F family protein: MNSLGSMGGVFSLPVLYALGCGIAVGGGLAVLAIALRGLPVKPEHEKQKASERMSELIRFAGQRGSLAIGVGLVVLLLTRWAVAGIASGVLVFFWDKLFGGASEERAQMKRVEALAAWTESLRDTIAGAVGLEQAIPASARAAAPVLRPHLDALVDRLRARTPLPEALQILADEIDDASADIIVAALILNAKLRGPGLRQVLGALAKSAREEVDMRQRVMSQRASTRRSVQIVVAVSIAFVLGLSIFNRDFVEPYGTAVGQLVLACVCGLFALGFWWLRKLSTVETPDRFLVRDEPGVQFVRPRGPGAVPGAGAPGEQAPLTGPAGPYGQPQPGASPGQPGQPGYSNPEGVRR; this comes from the coding sequence ATGAACTCACTCGGCTCGATGGGCGGCGTCTTCTCGCTGCCCGTCCTGTACGCACTGGGCTGCGGCATCGCGGTCGGCGGAGGCCTCGCGGTCCTCGCGATCGCGCTGCGCGGGCTGCCGGTGAAGCCGGAGCACGAGAAGCAGAAGGCCAGCGAGCGGATGAGCGAACTCATCCGGTTCGCGGGACAGCGCGGCTCGCTCGCGATCGGCGTGGGCCTCGTGGTCCTTCTCCTCACGCGCTGGGCGGTGGCGGGCATCGCGTCCGGCGTCCTCGTCTTCTTCTGGGACAAGCTGTTCGGCGGCGCGTCCGAGGAGCGGGCCCAGATGAAGCGCGTCGAGGCGCTCGCCGCCTGGACGGAGTCGCTGCGCGACACCATCGCGGGCGCGGTCGGCCTTGAACAGGCCATCCCGGCGTCGGCGCGGGCGGCGGCACCCGTCCTCCGCCCCCACCTGGACGCCCTGGTGGACCGACTGCGTGCGCGTACGCCGCTTCCCGAGGCCCTGCAGATACTGGCCGACGAGATCGACGACGCGTCGGCGGACATCATCGTGGCGGCGCTGATCCTGAACGCGAAGCTGCGCGGCCCCGGACTGCGCCAGGTCCTCGGCGCCCTCGCCAAGTCGGCGCGCGAAGAGGTCGACATGCGCCAGCGCGTGATGTCGCAGCGCGCCTCGACGCGGCGCTCGGTGCAGATCGTGGTCGCGGTGTCGATCGCGTTCGTGCTCGGCCTCTCGATCTTCAACCGCGACTTCGTCGAGCCCTACGGCACGGCCGTCGGCCAGCTCGTACTCGCCTGCGTCTGCGGCCTGTTCGCGCTCGGCTTCTGGTGGCTGCGCAAGCTCTCGACCGTGGAGACCCCGGACCGCTTCCTGGTCCGCGACGAGCCCGGCGTGCAGTTCGTGCGGCCGCGGGGGCCGGGTGCTGTGCCCGGGGCGGGCGCTCCGGGTGAGCAGGCACCGCTGACGGGCCCGGCGGGGCCGTACGGCCAGCCGCAGCCGGGCGCGAGCCCTGGCCAGCCCGGCCAGCCCGGCTACTCGAATCCCGAGGGGGTACGTCGATGA
- a CDS encoding RcpC/CpaB family pilus assembly protein, with protein sequence MKIQERTGAGNSRSAAPVQPAVGERLPAPPRERKPALAALAVLLILIGALGATVLVLRAGERVEVVKVTAEIAAGESVSEDNISSVMVADDAGINYVKWSQVPELKKLKATNTIPKGALAVGEMFSGKSGLPAGKSAVGVSLKEGQYPARGLKSGDSVDVYQVGDSTSGGSSSDKGTGGSAGTGTSDSPIVSAARVTAVADKSDATVSTGSLGITLLVDSADAAAVTRAASAGAVSLVQVSPNGN encoded by the coding sequence GTGAAGATCCAAGAGCGTACGGGGGCGGGCAACAGCCGTTCCGCCGCGCCGGTTCAGCCAGCGGTAGGTGAGCGCCTTCCCGCGCCGCCTCGCGAGCGCAAACCGGCACTCGCCGCCCTGGCCGTTCTGCTCATCCTCATCGGCGCCCTCGGCGCCACCGTTCTCGTGCTGCGCGCGGGGGAGCGGGTGGAGGTCGTGAAGGTGACCGCGGAGATCGCGGCGGGGGAGTCGGTGAGTGAGGACAACATCTCCTCCGTCATGGTCGCCGACGACGCGGGCATCAACTACGTGAAGTGGTCGCAGGTCCCCGAGCTGAAGAAGCTCAAGGCCACCAACACCATCCCCAAGGGCGCCCTCGCCGTGGGCGAGATGTTCTCCGGCAAGAGCGGGCTGCCCGCGGGCAAGTCGGCCGTCGGCGTCTCCCTCAAGGAAGGGCAGTACCCCGCGAGGGGTCTGAAGTCCGGCGACAGCGTGGACGTCTACCAGGTCGGCGACTCCACCTCCGGAGGGAGCTCCAGCGACAAGGGGACCGGCGGTTCCGCCGGCACCGGCACGAGTGACTCACCCATCGTCTCGGCCGCCCGCGTTACCGCTGTCGCGGACAAGAGCGATGCCACGGTGAGCACCGGCTCCCTCGGCATCACGCTCCTGGTGGACAGCGCCGACGCCGCAGCCGTCACCAGGGCCGCGTCCGCCGGTGCCGTCTCTCTCGTCCAAGTGTCTCCCAACGGCAACTAG